In a genomic window of Pseudomonas mohnii:
- a CDS encoding alkaline phosphatase D family protein: MFQPTVGPIIGHTTTNHVRIFLRGDKHNGALVFAGIRYRRRGEERWSKGTFAKLDSLRDMSGVIALNDLAADTDHEYQAGWFSPMNPVHTVETVQELPLQWPRQIHRFRTRSSQQTLPRAYIVGSCRYLRITAGIAAAPHVGDRIFASISNVVEQAEPPVSAMLMTGDQIYVDDLNFLAPDRELGEIIHKYRVAFSQPNIAKLMSSLPTYMILDDHEIEDNWPANKNKSDDHLYANATKAYELYQASHSPAHELSASGKINRELDKYWYLFTEGDIEWFVTDSRTRRNLSAADRRILDAEQEYALCKWLIHSPARVKFVVTSVMLYPDCKRSDDDAWQAFPEQRLRLLETIRTHRIKNVVFVSDDVHGSLTSRLTHSEDPDFELHTIVSSPLCNSKMLPYAKAETFILDQPLVRTAAGDYHQQLTGKVISQDNFAHVIVDTQHIHVRYHDRDGNLLQATRISLR, encoded by the coding sequence ATGTTTCAACCAACAGTGGGCCCGATTATTGGCCATACAACAACTAACCACGTCCGAATATTCTTACGCGGAGATAAACATAACGGCGCCCTGGTATTTGCCGGCATTCGCTATCGACGACGGGGTGAAGAACGCTGGTCAAAAGGCACTTTCGCAAAACTCGACAGCCTGCGCGACATGTCCGGAGTCATTGCGCTCAACGATCTGGCTGCCGACACCGACCATGAATACCAGGCCGGCTGGTTTAGCCCGATGAACCCGGTGCACACCGTGGAGACGGTTCAGGAGCTGCCGCTGCAATGGCCGCGACAGATCCACCGCTTTCGCACCCGCTCCAGCCAGCAGACCCTGCCCAGAGCCTACATTGTGGGGTCTTGCCGCTATCTGCGCATCACCGCGGGCATTGCCGCCGCGCCTCATGTGGGCGACAGGATTTTTGCCTCGATATCCAATGTGGTCGAACAAGCCGAGCCGCCCGTCAGCGCCATGTTAATGACAGGTGATCAGATTTACGTCGATGATCTGAACTTCCTCGCCCCCGACCGGGAACTCGGGGAAATTATTCACAAGTACCGCGTGGCATTCTCGCAACCGAACATCGCAAAGTTAATGTCCAGCCTGCCAACTTATATGATCCTCGATGATCATGAAATCGAGGACAACTGGCCAGCCAACAAGAACAAATCCGACGACCACTTATATGCCAATGCAACAAAGGCCTACGAGTTATATCAAGCCAGCCACAGCCCTGCGCACGAACTTTCTGCCAGCGGGAAAATAAATAGAGAACTGGACAAATATTGGTATCTGTTCACAGAAGGCGATATCGAATGGTTTGTCACCGACAGCAGAACACGGCGCAATCTTTCGGCAGCCGACCGCCGCATTCTGGATGCCGAGCAGGAATACGCATTGTGCAAATGGCTGATCCACAGCCCGGCGCGGGTCAAATTCGTGGTCACCAGCGTGATGCTCTACCCTGACTGCAAGCGCTCGGACGATGACGCCTGGCAAGCCTTCCCCGAGCAACGGCTACGACTGCTGGAGACGATTCGTACTCACCGCATCAAGAATGTCGTCTTCGTTTCCGATGACGTCCACGGCTCCCTGACCAGCCGCCTGACCCACAGTGAAGACCCTGACTTCGAACTCCACACCATCGTCTCCTCACCGCTGTGCAACAGCAAAATGCTGCCCTACGCCAAAGCCGAAACCTTCATCCTCGACCAACCCTTGGTCAGAACCGCTGCGGGGGACTATCACCAGCAACTGACCGGCAAAGTGATCAGCCAGGACAACTTCGCGCACGTGATCGTCGATACGCAGCACATTCATGTGCGCTATCACGATCGGGATGGCAACCTTCTACAGGCGACCCGTATTTCGTTGCGCTAG
- the aceF gene encoding dihydrolipoyllysine-residue acetyltransferase: protein MSELIRVPDIGSGEGEVIELFVKVGDRIEADQSILTLESDKASMEVPAPKAGIIKSLKVKLGDRLKEGDELLELEVEGAAAAAPAAAAAPAAKAEAAPAAAPAPAAPAAAPAAASVQQVHVPDIGSSGKAQIIEIQVKVGDTVEADQSLITLESDKASMEIPSPAAGVVKAISVKLNDEVGTGDLILDLEVAGAAAPAAAAPAQAAAPTAAAPAPAAAAAPAAPVADSVQDIHVPDIGSSGKAKIIEVLVKAGDSVEADQSLITLESDKASMEIPSPAAGVVESVSIKLDDEVGTGDLILKLKVKGAAPAAAPAPAAAAPSAPAPAAAAAPAAAAPVAAPAAAPAKPGAKVHAGPAVRQLAREFGVELNAVGASGPHGRILKEDVQVYVKAMMQKAKEAPAAAAGATGGAGIPPIPVVDFSRFGETEEVPMSRLMQIGASSLHRSWLNIPHVTQFDSADITELEAFRIAQKAVAEKAGVKLTILPLLLKSCAHLLKELPDFNSSLAPSGKAIIRKKYVNIGFAVDTPEGLLVPVIKNVDQKSLLQLAAEAAALAAKARDKKLTADDMQGACFTISSLGHIGGTGFTPIVNAPEVAILGVSKATIQPVWDGKAFQPKLMLPLSLSYDHRVINGAAAARFTKRLSDLLADIRTILL, encoded by the coding sequence GTGAGCGAACTCATTCGCGTACCTGACATCGGCAGCGGTGAAGGTGAAGTAATTGAACTGTTTGTGAAGGTCGGCGACCGTATCGAAGCCGATCAGAGCATCCTGACGCTGGAATCGGACAAGGCGAGCATGGAAGTCCCTGCTCCCAAGGCCGGCATCATCAAGAGCCTGAAAGTGAAGCTGGGCGATCGCCTGAAAGAAGGCGACGAGTTGCTGGAGCTGGAAGTCGAAGGTGCCGCTGCGGCGGCCCCGGCGGCTGCCGCTGCGCCTGCTGCAAAAGCAGAAGCTGCTCCTGCCGCCGCTCCAGCACCGGCCGCGCCTGCCGCTGCACCTGCTGCCGCTTCGGTTCAGCAAGTGCACGTGCCGGACATCGGTTCGTCGGGCAAGGCCCAGATCATCGAGATCCAGGTCAAGGTCGGCGACACCGTCGAGGCTGATCAGTCGCTGATCACCCTGGAATCCGACAAGGCCAGCATGGAAATCCCGTCGCCTGCCGCTGGCGTGGTCAAAGCGATCAGCGTCAAGCTGAACGACGAAGTCGGCACCGGCGACCTGATTCTGGACCTGGAAGTGGCGGGTGCTGCGGCGCCGGCTGCGGCCGCTCCGGCCCAGGCTGCCGCACCTACCGCCGCTGCGCCAGCGCCAGCCGCTGCTGCTGCTCCGGCCGCACCGGTGGCCGACAGCGTTCAGGACATCCACGTTCCGGACATCGGTTCGTCGGGCAAGGCCAAGATCATCGAAGTCCTGGTCAAGGCCGGCGACAGCGTTGAAGCCGACCAGTCGCTGATCACCCTGGAATCCGACAAGGCGAGCATGGAAATCCCGTCGCCTGCCGCTGGCGTGGTGGAAAGCGTTTCGATCAAGCTGGACGACGAAGTCGGTACCGGCGACCTGATCCTGAAGCTGAAAGTCAAAGGCGCCGCACCGGCTGCTGCTCCGGCACCTGCCGCCGCTGCTCCGAGTGCTCCAGCTCCAGCCGCCGCTGCTGCTCCTGCTGCGGCCGCACCGGTTGCTGCCCCGGCTGCGGCTCCAGCCAAGCCTGGCGCCAAGGTTCACGCCGGTCCGGCCGTGCGCCAACTGGCCCGCGAATTCGGTGTCGAGCTGAACGCCGTGGGCGCCAGCGGTCCGCACGGTCGCATCCTCAAGGAAGACGTGCAGGTTTACGTCAAAGCCATGATGCAGAAGGCCAAGGAAGCACCGGCCGCTGCGGCCGGCGCAACCGGTGGCGCGGGCATCCCGCCGATTCCGGTCGTGGACTTCAGCCGCTTCGGTGAAACCGAAGAAGTGCCGATGAGCCGCCTGATGCAAATCGGCGCGTCGAGCCTGCATCGCAGCTGGCTGAACATCCCGCACGTGACTCAGTTCGATTCGGCTGATATCACTGAGCTGGAAGCGTTCCGTATCGCTCAAAAAGCCGTTGCAGAGAAGGCTGGCGTCAAGCTGACCATCCTGCCGCTGCTGCTCAAGTCCTGCGCCCACCTGCTCAAGGAACTGCCGGACTTCAACAGTTCGCTGGCTCCGAGCGGCAAGGCGATCATCCGCAAGAAGTACGTGAACATCGGCTTCGCGGTCGACACGCCAGAAGGCCTGCTGGTACCGGTCATCAAGAACGTCGACCAGAAGAGCCTGCTGCAGCTTGCGGCTGAAGCGGCTGCTCTGGCTGCCAAGGCCCGCGACAAGAAGCTTACCGCTGACGACATGCAAGGCGCCTGCTTCACCATTTCCAGCCTCGGCCACATTGGCGGCACCGGCTTCACGCCGATCGTCAACGCGCCGGAAGTGGCGATCCTCGGCGTTTCCAAGGCAACCATCCAGCCAGTCTGGGACGGCAAAGCCTTCCAGCCGAAACTGATGCTGCCACTGTCGCTGTCCTACGATCACCGCGTGATCAACGGCGCCGCTGCTGCACGCTTCACCAAGCGTCTGAGCGACCTGCTGGCGGACATCCGCACCATCCTGCTGTAA
- the msrA gene encoding peptide-methionine (S)-S-oxide reductase MsrA, with the protein MVLRSEILVNKNVLPTKEQALPGRETPIKVPDKHFVNHNPLLGPFPGNVEFAIFGLGCFWGAERRFWQREGVYSTAVGYAGGFTPNPTYEEVCSGLTGHSEVVLVVYEPEKVSYEELLKMFWELHNPTQGMRQGNDIGTQYRSVIYAIKPEQLEAAKKSAQVFQAELTKAGKGIITTEIDEAPTFYYAEAYHQQYLAKNPEGYCGIGGTGVTCPI; encoded by the coding sequence ATGGTTCTGCGCTCGGAAATTCTGGTGAACAAAAACGTGCTCCCTACTAAAGAACAAGCTCTGCCCGGCCGCGAAACCCCGATCAAGGTGCCGGACAAACACTTCGTCAACCACAACCCGCTGCTGGGTCCGTTCCCCGGCAACGTCGAGTTCGCCATCTTCGGCCTGGGCTGTTTCTGGGGCGCGGAGCGTCGGTTCTGGCAGCGTGAAGGCGTGTACAGCACCGCCGTGGGTTATGCCGGCGGTTTCACGCCGAACCCGACGTACGAAGAAGTCTGCTCGGGCCTGACCGGCCACAGCGAAGTCGTGCTCGTGGTCTACGAGCCGGAAAAAGTCAGCTACGAAGAGCTGCTGAAGATGTTCTGGGAACTGCACAACCCGACCCAGGGCATGCGCCAGGGCAACGACATCGGCACCCAATACCGTTCGGTGATCTACGCCATCAAACCAGAGCAACTGGAAGCGGCGAAGAAGAGCGCGCAGGTGTTCCAGGCCGAACTGACCAAGGCCGGCAAAGGCATCATCACCACCGAAATCGATGAAGCCCCGACCTTCTACTACGCCGAGGCGTATCACCAGCAATACCTGGCGAAAAACCCTGAAGGCTATTGCGGGATTGGCGGTACCGGCGTGACTTGCCCGATTTAA
- a CDS encoding 23S rRNA (adenine(2030)-N(6))-methyltransferase RlmJ — translation MNYRHAFHAGNHADVFKHLTLTRLIALMSRKEQPFAYLDTHAGIGLYDLQGDQASRTGEYLEGIARLWDQPDLPLLTADYMQVLHEMNPDGQLRYYPGSPELARRLTRPQDRVLLNEKHPEDGVLLKDNMAGDRRVKVHLGEGWHVPRALLPVPEKRAVMLIDPPFEQLDEMQRCAASLKEAIGRMRQTVAAIWYPVKDQRALRRFYQDLAGTGAPKLLRVELLVHPLDTPNSLNGSGLAIANPPWGLEEELRELLPWLSEKLGQTQGGWRMDWLIAES, via the coding sequence ATGAATTATCGTCACGCCTTCCATGCCGGCAATCACGCCGATGTGTTCAAACACCTGACCTTGACCCGCCTCATCGCCCTGATGTCGCGCAAGGAACAGCCGTTTGCCTATCTCGACACCCACGCCGGCATTGGTCTGTATGACCTCCAAGGCGATCAGGCCAGTCGTACCGGTGAGTACCTGGAGGGCATCGCGCGTTTGTGGGATCAGCCGGACCTGCCGCTCCTGACCGCCGATTACATGCAGGTGCTGCACGAAATGAACCCGGATGGCCAGTTGCGCTATTACCCGGGCTCGCCGGAGTTGGCGCGGCGCCTGACCCGTCCGCAGGATCGTGTTTTGCTCAATGAGAAGCACCCGGAAGACGGCGTATTGCTCAAGGACAACATGGCCGGCGATCGTCGGGTCAAGGTGCACTTGGGCGAGGGCTGGCATGTGCCGCGTGCCTTGCTGCCGGTGCCGGAGAAGCGCGCGGTGATGTTGATCGACCCGCCGTTCGAACAGCTCGACGAGATGCAGCGCTGCGCGGCGTCCTTGAAAGAGGCGATTGGCCGGATGCGGCAAACCGTGGCGGCGATCTGGTACCCGGTGAAGGACCAGCGTGCGTTGCGCCGTTTCTATCAGGACCTCGCCGGTACGGGCGCGCCGAAGTTGCTGCGCGTGGAGTTGCTGGTGCATCCGCTGGATACGCCAAACAGCCTGAACGGTTCCGGGCTGGCGATTGCCAATCCGCCGTGGGGGCTGGAGGAAGAGTTGCGTGAGTTGCTGCCGTGGTTGTCCGAGAAGCTCGGGCAGACCCAGGGTGGGTGGCGCATGGATTGGTTGATTGCCGAGAGTTGA
- the putP gene encoding sodium/proline symporter PutP has product MSVSNPTLITFVIYIAAMVLIGFMAYRSTNNLSDYILGGRSLGSVVTALSAGASDMSGWLLMGLPGAIYMSGLSESWIAIGLIIGAYLNWLFVAGRLRVQTEHNGDALTLPDYFASRFEDKSGLLRIISAVVILVFFTIYCASGIVAGARLFESTFGMSYETALWAGAAATIAYTFVGGFLAVSWTDTVQATLMIFALLLTPIIVLLATGGVDTTFLAIEAQDPSNFDMLKGTTFIGIISLMGWGLGYFGQPHILARFMAADSVKSIANARRISMTWMILCLGGTVAVGFFGIAYFSAHPEVAGAVTENHERVFIELAKILFNPWVAGVLLSAILAAVMSTLSCQLLVCSSALTEDFYKTFLRKSASQVELVWVGRAMVLLVALIAIGLAANPSNRVLGLVSYAWAGFGAAFGPVVLISVIWKDMTRNGALAGILVGAITVIVWKHFELLGLYEIIPGFIFASLAIYIVSKLGNPTSGMLSRFAAAEADFRLNK; this is encoded by the coding sequence ATGAGCGTAAGCAACCCAACCCTGATCACGTTCGTGATCTACATCGCAGCCATGGTGCTGATCGGCTTCATGGCCTATCGCTCCACCAACAACCTTTCTGACTACATTCTCGGCGGTCGTAGCCTGGGCAGCGTCGTCACGGCACTGTCCGCGGGCGCATCCGACATGAGCGGCTGGTTGTTGATGGGCCTGCCGGGCGCCATCTACATGTCCGGTCTGTCCGAAAGCTGGATCGCCATCGGCCTGATCATCGGTGCCTACCTGAACTGGCTGTTCGTCGCCGGCCGTCTGCGCGTGCAGACCGAGCACAACGGCGATGCCCTGACGCTGCCGGACTACTTCGCCAGCCGTTTCGAAGATAAAAGCGGGCTGCTGCGGATCATCTCTGCGGTCGTGATCCTGGTGTTCTTCACCATCTACTGCGCTTCCGGCATTGTGGCCGGTGCCCGTCTGTTCGAAAGCACCTTCGGCATGTCCTACGAGACCGCGCTGTGGGCCGGTGCTGCGGCGACGATTGCCTACACCTTCGTGGGCGGTTTCCTGGCAGTGAGCTGGACGGACACCGTACAAGCCACCCTGATGATTTTCGCCTTGTTGCTGACGCCGATCATCGTGCTGCTGGCTACCGGTGGCGTCGATACCACGTTCCTGGCCATCGAAGCGCAAGATCCAAGCAACTTCGACATGCTCAAGGGCACGACCTTCATCGGCATCATCTCGCTGATGGGCTGGGGCCTGGGTTACTTCGGCCAGCCGCACATCCTCGCGCGTTTCATGGCGGCGGATTCGGTCAAATCGATTGCCAACGCCCGTCGCATCTCCATGACCTGGATGATCCTGTGCCTGGGCGGCACCGTTGCGGTAGGTTTCTTCGGTATCGCTTACTTCTCGGCTCACCCTGAAGTGGCCGGTGCCGTCACCGAAAACCATGAGCGCGTGTTCATCGAACTGGCGAAAATCCTGTTCAACCCATGGGTGGCCGGTGTCCTGCTGTCGGCAATTCTGGCGGCCGTGATGAGCACCCTGAGCTGCCAACTGCTGGTGTGCTCCAGCGCCCTGACCGAAGACTTCTACAAAACCTTCCTGCGTAAAAGCGCTTCCCAAGTTGAACTGGTCTGGGTCGGCCGTGCCATGGTGCTGCTGGTTGCCCTGATCGCGATCGGTCTGGCGGCCAACCCGAGCAACCGCGTACTGGGGCTGGTGAGTTATGCATGGGCCGGTTTCGGTGCTGCATTCGGTCCGGTCGTGCTGATCTCGGTGATCTGGAAAGACATGACCCGCAACGGCGCACTGGCCGGTATCCTGGTCGGCGCGATCACCGTGATCGTGTGGAAACACTTCGAACTGCTGGGCCTGTACGAAATCATCCCTGGCTTCATCTTCGCCAGCCTGGCGATCTACATCGTCAGCAAACTGGGTAACCCGACTAGCGGCATGCTGTCGCGCTTCGCTGCTGCCGAGGCAGATTTCCGTTTGAACAAGTGA
- a CDS encoding putative bifunctional diguanylate cyclase/phosphodiesterase, with translation MKSQPDAASRMVAEVVTQLPVPSRLGMLRFERLNEASWALLFLDPNCERQFGLPAMELCALVGSPYASLMEPEARYQLHDAIQHQLSENSHYLIRYTLHTASGSLNLLEMGEPYKQHNRHLLRGYLLVIDGLFEDDPLLPALDLENQNSRLQIALELNQRAQQEQLQHLERARAQQDLILLLTRQRYSSNNSLQEAAELITRSACDIYAIDCASLWNLEGSMLVPISAYHRTSGEYLLPAPIDASHFPDYLEALQTGRAIDAHNAIRDPRTRDMAESLLPRNVNAMLDASIRVDGQVVGVLCLEQSGATRLWQSDEIAFAGELADQFAQVISNHNRRTATSALHLFQRAVEQSANAFLLVNCDGVVEYVNPSFTAITQYSTEEVHGQRLSELPALENLSELLFDAPSALAKSNSWQGEFKSRRKNLEPYWGQLSISKVYGDNRELTHYIGIYEDITQTKLAQQRIERLAYTDNLTNLGNRPAFIRNLDERFARDADTPISLLLVDIDNFKRINDSLGHQTGDKLLISLARRLRNSLIPSGSLARFASNEFAVLLDNSDLATSQQVANQLLATLDKPMFVDNQLISVTGSVGLACAPLHGRDPQTLMRNAGLALHKAKANGKHQVQVFTEALNAEASYKLFVENNLRRALTQNELDVFYQPKLCLRSGRLLGMEALLRWNHPEKGMIRPDQFISVAEETGLIIPIGKWIARQACRKSKELTAAGMGNLQVAINLSPKQFSDPDLVASIANILKEEALPAHLLELELTEGLLLEATEDTHLQLDQLKRLGLTLAMDDFGTGYSSLSYLKKFPIDIIKIDRSFIHEIPDNQDDMEITSAVIAMAHNLKLKVVAEGIETAQQLAFLRRHRCDVGQGYLFDKPIPGSELIEKLQRYPRGPTA, from the coding sequence ATGAAAAGCCAACCCGATGCCGCCAGCCGTATGGTGGCCGAGGTAGTGACGCAGTTGCCTGTGCCCTCGCGGCTCGGCATGCTGCGTTTCGAACGGCTGAATGAAGCAAGCTGGGCGCTGCTGTTTCTTGATCCCAATTGCGAACGCCAGTTCGGCCTGCCGGCCATGGAGCTGTGCGCTCTGGTCGGCTCGCCCTACGCCAGCCTGATGGAGCCGGAAGCGCGCTATCAATTGCATGATGCGATCCAGCACCAACTGAGCGAAAACTCGCACTACCTGATCCGCTACACCCTGCACACCGCCTCCGGCTCGCTGAACCTGCTGGAAATGGGCGAACCCTACAAGCAACACAATCGACACCTGCTGCGCGGTTACCTGCTGGTGATCGACGGCCTGTTCGAAGATGACCCCTTGCTGCCGGCACTGGATCTCGAAAACCAGAACTCGCGCCTGCAAATCGCCCTGGAACTCAACCAGCGCGCCCAGCAGGAACAACTGCAGCATCTGGAACGGGCGCGCGCCCAGCAGGACCTGATCCTGCTGCTGACCCGCCAACGCTACAGCAGCAACAATTCCCTGCAAGAAGCCGCCGAGCTGATTACGCGCAGCGCCTGTGATATCTACGCAATCGACTGCGCCAGCCTGTGGAACCTGGAAGGCTCGATGCTGGTGCCCATCTCGGCCTATCACCGCACCAGCGGGGAATACCTGCTGCCGGCGCCCATCGACGCCAGCCATTTCCCCGACTACCTTGAAGCCTTGCAAACCGGCCGCGCCATCGATGCCCACAACGCCATTCGCGACCCGCGCACCCGGGACATGGCCGAAAGCCTGCTCCCACGCAATGTCAACGCGATGCTCGACGCCAGCATTCGGGTCGATGGCCAAGTGGTCGGCGTACTGTGCCTGGAGCAATCCGGTGCGACCCGCCTCTGGCAGTCGGACGAAATCGCCTTTGCCGGCGAACTGGCCGATCAGTTCGCCCAGGTCATCAGCAATCACAACCGGCGCACCGCCACCAGCGCGCTGCACCTGTTCCAGCGGGCGGTCGAGCAAAGTGCCAACGCCTTTTTGCTGGTCAATTGCGATGGGGTGGTGGAGTACGTCAACCCGAGCTTCACCGCGATCACCCAGTACAGCACCGAAGAAGTCCATGGCCAGCGGCTGTCGGAACTGCCGGCCCTGGAAAACCTCAGCGAACTGTTGTTCGACGCGCCCTCGGCGCTGGCCAAGAGCAACAGCTGGCAAGGCGAATTCAAGAGCCGGCGCAAAAACCTCGAACCGTACTGGGGCCAGTTGTCGATTTCCAAGGTCTACGGCGACAATCGCGAGCTGACCCATTACATCGGCATCTACGAAGACATCACCCAGACCAAGCTCGCCCAGCAACGCATCGAGCGCCTGGCCTACACCGACAACCTGACCAACCTGGGCAATCGCCCGGCGTTCATCCGCAACCTCGACGAACGCTTCGCCCGCGATGCCGACACCCCGATCAGCCTGTTGCTGGTGGACATCGATAACTTCAAGCGGATCAACGACAGCCTCGGTCACCAGACCGGCGACAAACTGCTGATCAGCCTGGCCCGACGCCTGCGCAACAGCCTTATCCCGAGTGGCAGCCTGGCGCGTTTTGCCAGTAACGAATTCGCCGTGTTGCTGGACAACAGCGACCTGGCGACAAGCCAACAAGTGGCCAATCAACTGCTGGCAACCCTCGACAAACCCATGTTCGTCGACAACCAGTTGATCAGCGTGACCGGCTCCGTGGGCCTGGCCTGCGCGCCACTGCACGGACGCGACCCGCAGACCCTGATGCGTAACGCCGGCCTGGCGCTGCACAAGGCCAAGGCCAACGGCAAACACCAGGTGCAAGTGTTCACCGAAGCCCTGAACGCCGAGGCCAGCTACAAGCTGTTCGTTGAAAACAACCTGCGCCGCGCCCTGACCCAGAACGAACTCGATGTGTTCTACCAGCCCAAGCTGTGCCTGCGCAGCGGTCGCCTGCTGGGGATGGAAGCGCTGCTGCGCTGGAATCATCCGGAAAAAGGCATGATCCGTCCGGACCAGTTCATCAGCGTGGCCGAGGAAACCGGCCTGATCATTCCCATCGGCAAATGGATCGCGCGCCAGGCCTGTCGCAAGAGCAAAGAGCTGACCGCCGCGGGCATGGGCAATCTTCAGGTGGCGATCAACCTGTCGCCCAAACAGTTTTCCGACCCGGACCTGGTGGCCTCCATCGCCAACATCCTCAAGGAAGAAGCGCTGCCCGCCCACTTGCTGGAACTGGAACTGACCGAAGGCCTGTTGCTGGAGGCCACCGAAGACACCCACCTGCAACTCGACCAGCTCAAGCGCCTGGGCCTGACCCTGGCCATGGACGACTTCGGCACCGGCTATTCGTCGCTCAGTTACTTGAAAAAATTCCCCATCGACATCATTAAGATCGATCGAAGCTTCATTCACGAAATCCCGGACAACCAGGACGACATGGAAATCACCTCCGCGGTGATCGCCATGGCCCATAACCTGAAACTCAAGGTCGTGGCTGAAGGCATCGAGACCGCCCAGCAACTGGCCTTCCTGCGTCGCCATCGCTGCGACGTTGGCCAGGGCTACCTGTTCGACAAACCGATCCCGGGCTCCGAGCTGATCGAAAAGCTCCAACGCTACCCGCGCGGCCCGACCGCCTGA